Sequence from the Cellulomonas fimi ATCC 484 genome:
CCCGAGGTCACCCCCGACTCGTTCGACCCGGAGGGCTCGCTGCTGACCTGGTACTGCGAGGTGGGCGACGGCGTCACGACGATCTGGGCGAACTTCGGGGGTGCCGACCCGGCTGCGCACGAGGTCGAGATCAACGCGCGCACCTTCGTCTTCTGGCCCTCGGAGACGGGCATCGACCACATCACCGTGCGCGGGTTCACCCTGACGAAGGCCGCCACGCAGTGGGCCCCGCCCACCGCGCTGCAGGAGGGCCTGATCGGCCCGCACTGGTCGAAGGGGTGGGTGATCGAGGACAACACGATCACCGACTCGAAGAACGTCGGCGTCTCGCTCGGCAAGGAGGCCAGCACCGGGCAGAACGAGGCGGCTGCGGGTCCGGACGGCGCCAAGGGCGGCACGCAGCGCGAGCGCGAGGTGATCCAGCGGGCGCTCGCCCTGGGCGGGCCCGGCGCAGGCGAGCCGCACCCGTGGCACCGGGACCACGTCGGCTCCCACATCGTGCGCCGCAACACGATCCGCGACTGCGAGCAGGCCGGCGTCGTCGGGCACCTGGGGGCGGCGTTCTCCACCATCGCCGACAACCACATCTCGCGCATCCACGTGAAGCGGCAGTGGCACGGCGCCGAGGTGGCCGGGATCAAGCTGCACGCCGCCATCGACACCGTGATCAGTGGGAACACGATCCACCACACGCACCGCGCGCTGTGGCTCGACTGGCAGGCGCAGGGCACCCAGGTGCGGCGGAACGTCTTCTACGCCTCGACCGCCGAGGACTTCATGGTCGAGGTCTGCCACGGCCCGTACCTCGTCGACTCGAACCTGTTCCTGTCCCCGTGGTCGGTCAAGGACATGTCCACCGGCGGCGCGTACGTGCACAACTACGTCGCGGGGCGCATCGCGACCTGCACCGAGCACCAGCGGTACACCCCGTACCACCTCCCGCACTCGACGGCCGTCTACGGCGTCTCGAACATCGTCGGCGGCGACAACCGGTTCTACAACAACCTCTTCGTCGGTGACCGCGCCACGGGCGAGCACACCGGGTCGGACGCGCCGGCGGAACCGGCGCTCGCCAGCTTCTGGTCCGGCGCGATCGACATGGACGGCGTGCCCGGCCAGGCGACCTTCGTGCCGACTCCCGTGGGCACGTCGCAGTACGACGCCTACCCGACGGCGCAGGAGTACCCGAACGAGCGCGGCAGCGACCTGGCCGGGTCACGGCTCCCGGTCTGGATCGAGGGCAACCTCTACGCGGAGGGCGCCGAGCCGTTCCGCGCGGAGCCCACGGCGCTGGTGAGGGGCGCGTCACCGGTGCGTGTTGCGGTGCTCGACGCCGAAGCGGGGACGGTGCGCGTGGAGATCGACGACGCGACCGACATCGACGTCGTCGCCCCCGTCACGACAGCACGCCTCGGGACGAGCTACCAGGCCGAGATGCCCTACACCGGTCCCGACGGGTCGGACCTGGACCTGACCGCCGACATCGTCGGGATACCGCGGGACCGGGTCGTGCCCGGGCCGTTCGCCGCTTCGGCACCCGTGACTCGGATCCTCGCCGCACCGGGACCGGCTGGTCGGCCGTAGGCGTTCGGCGGGCCGCTCGTCGTCGTGTCACGGTGGACCGCGCAGCCCGGCTCGCGCCCGGCCTCGGCAGGTGCGCACCGCCGCGCGCGGGCCGGGACTCCGCGTCGGCGGTGCGCGCCAGGGGGCGGGGGTGTCAGTGGTGGGCCGCGCGGCGGTCCCAGCGGGCGGCGAGGGTGTACAGGCCGCTCGCGGCGGCGAGGACGCCGCCGAAGCGCACGGCCGCGCCGGGCCACGACGTCCAGAGGGCTTCGCTCGACGCGACGAGCGTCACGAGCAGCACCACGGTGAAGAGGGTGACCGCCCCGAGGGCGGTCGTGCGCGGGTTCGTCATCGTCGACCGTCCTGCTCCTGCCGGCGTCGGTGCCGGTGCCCGCCGACGGCGGTGTCGGCTCGCCCAGCATGCGGTACGACGAGACGTCCGTCTCCCGGAAGCGTGTGTCCGCCCGCCGGGAAGAGGGCGTCAGTCGTCCCAGGTGGGGGGTCCGGCGGACCGGTCCATGACGAGGCGGACCGGCTGCGGGTCGCTCGCGTCGTGCTCGACGGGGGAGCGGCAGGCCGCGGGGAACGAGACACCCTCGGGGGCGCCCCCGGCATCGCCGTCCCTTCGCCGCTCACCGAGCACGTGGCCGGGCAGCGGTCCGGTGCGGCGGCCGGGTCGTCGGACCGGGTGGCAGGGCGCCACCCGGGATCGAGCCGGCGGTTCCGATGGTGGGTCAGGCGTCGCCGACCGCGCCTCACGACGCGGACGTCGCCGCGCAGGTCACCGGGCCGTCGACGGGAGCGGGGCCTGTCCCGAGGAAGCCGAGCACCGTCCGGCCGCCCGTCGGGAGGGCGCCGTTCCAGTCCGCGTTGCGGACCGTGACCGTCGAGCCGGAGGTCGTCGCCGACCCGGACCACAGCTGCGTGACCGCGCCGCCCTCCGGGAGCGTGAACGTCGTCGACCAGCGCCGGATCTCCGTCGTCGCCGTGACCTCGACCGACGCCTGGTACCCGCCGGGCCAGGTGCCGCCGACCGTGAGCGTCGCGCGGCACGACGACGGCGGCGGAAGCGTCGGGGTGCTGGTGGGCGTGGGCGTGGGGCTCGTCGTCGGCGTGGGCGACACCGTCGGCGTCGGCGTGGGCGTCGGTGCCGGGCCGCCGAGGGGCAGGTCGCGCAGGAACGCCGTGAGCTGCCCCGCGATCACCTCGTGGTCGCGCACGGACGGGTGCCAGTGGCAGCCGCCGTAGTCGAGGCCCTCGTTGCCGTAGTACCAGTACACGACGCGGCCGTCGCCGTCGGCCCGGCGCTCGTCGACCACGCGCTGCGCGAGGTCCGGCAGGTCGGTGCCGGTGTGGACGTAGGTGGCGCTGACGACGAGGTACGTGTCCGGCCCGTACCGCTCCCGCAGCGTGTCGAGGAAGCCGTGGTACGCCGCGACCCACGCCTCGCGCAGCGCGGCCGGCGTCGCCCACGCCTCGCCGCTGCCGAGCGCCGTCGAGAAGTCGTTGATCCCGAGCCCGACGACGACGGCGTCCGGGTCCCACGACGCGGGGCGGTCCCACACGTCGCCCGCGACGCCGGGAAGGGCGCGGTCGTAGTAGGTGCGGTAGCTCGTGCCGGGCTCGCCGCCCGCGTAGTTGCGCACCATGCCGCGCCCCGAGAACGCGTCGATCTGGTAGTCCGCGCCGAGCGCACGGGCCGTGAGGGCACCGAAGGCGAGGTCGGCGTTCGTCGTGCGGGTGACCTGCTCGCCCGTGCACTCGCGGCTCGTCGAGGTGTTGCCGTAGCCCGCGGTGTACGAGTCGCCGACGAACTCGAGCTGCAGGTCGCGCGCGGGCGGCGCGGACAGGATCTCGCTGCCGTCGACGGGGACGAACCCGCCGAACGTGCTCGTCGCCCACGGCACCTCGCTGCGCTTCACGACGCGCACGGTGTGCTCGCCGGGCGCGAGACCCTGCACGCGGTACGTCGTGCTGCCCGGCGTGACGAGCGTCGCGACGGTCCGCCCGTCGACCGCGACGTCGTAGTCGCCCGTCGCGTCGTCGAGCACGACCCCGACGCCCGTGCCGCGGAACCGGCCCTCGAAGTAGACGCCGGGCCAGGCGTGCTGCCACGTGGACCCGGCGTCGACGACGCGGCCCGCGGTGTGGACGGTGCGCGCCAGCCCGTCCGGCGCGGCGGACGCCGCGACCGGGAGCACGGCCACGCAGGCCAGGACGGTGAGCGTGAGGGTGGCACGCAGTCGTCGCACGCCGGGTCCCTTCGTCGGTCGGAGCCGGCCGGACGGCGACGGCGCGTCCTTGGTACCGCCCGCGCGCGCCGGCGCCCACCCGGTGAAGCGATTCGACGACCTCCTGCCGCAGCGGCGGCGGCGGTGAAGCGATGCGCCGGACGAGCGGAGCCCCGACCGCGTTCGCTGCGGTCGGGGCTCCGGGGACTGCTCGGGGTCAGGCGACCGGGACGAGCACCTCGACGTTCTTCGTGGCGGCGCCGTTGACCTTCGCCGCGCCGTCGTACACGGCAGTCAGCCGGTGGGTGCCGGGCGCGAGGTCGACGGCCACGACACCGGTGCCGCTCGAGGCCAGCGTGCCGGACGCGATGACGACGCCCCCGTCGAGCAGGCGGTAGGTGCCGCTGACGGCGGTGTTCGCGGGCGCCTTCACGGTGATGGTCGCGGTGACGTCACCGGGCGCCGGCGTCTCGGGCAGCGGGTTGACTCGCAGCTGCACCTGCGGGAGGACGTGGGCGACGGCGGGCGGGGCGGGGACCGGCTGCTTCGGTGCGGCGGCTGCGCTGCCCGCGGTCGCGAGCCCCAGGGCGGCGGTGACGGAGAGGACGACGGCGATGCGACGGGTGGAGCTCATGAGCTTCTCCTGCGTGACGGTGACGCGGACCGGGCGGCCCACACCTCTCTTCGGACACCCGAGCGGGTTGCGTAGCGGCGGCGCGGCGGGTTCACCCGCCCGGCACTGCGCCGGTGGCGCGCTCCGCACGGCGGGTGGCGCGGAGGGCCTCGCCGCGCACCTACGCTGTGCGGCGATGATCACTCGTGCCGAAGGGGCGTACCTGGGCGCCCTCCGGGCCTTCCAGAACCCGATGCTCGACCTGCTCCACAAGCGGCACGCCCCGCTCGTCGTGGCGCTGCTGTCCTCGGTGTTCACCGCCGAGCGCCCCACGGTTCCCGTCGCCGACGCGCACACCGAGATCGGCGACGCCCTGGACCAGCTGCGAGCCGCCGGGTACGAGGACGGGCTGCCCGTGGGTCCGGCGCGGGACCTGTGCCGCCAGTGGGCGGACGCCGGGTGGCTCGTGCGGCAGGTGCTCGACGACGACGTCGAGGCCTACCGCCTGTCCGCGCACGCCGTCGGCGCGCTGGAGGTCGCCGGCCGGGCGGGCGGCACGGGCGCGCGCGTGTCGAAGTCCCGCGTCCGCACGCTCCTGGAGGCGGTCGACCGGCTCGCGCAGGACGCCGACCCCGACGTGATGGTCCGGGTCGCACGGCTCGACGCGCAGGTCCGCGAGCTGCAGGCGGAGCTCGAGCGGCTCGAGCGCACCGGGACGGTCGACGAGGTCGACGAGGAGGAGCTCCTCGAGGAGGCCGAGAACGTCCTCCACCTCGTGCGTGAGCTGCCGGGCGACTTCGCGCGCGTCGCCGAGTCCATCAAGGCCATGCAGCGCGACGTCGTGACCGCGCTGCGGCAGGACGAGCGCCCCACGGGCGACGTGCTGCGCGAGTACCTGGAGCGCGGCGAGCACGTCATGGAGTCCACCGCGGAGGGCCGTGCGTTCGCCGGCGCGCTGCGGCTCATCGGCGACCCGCACCGGCTCGACGGGCTCTCGACGCAGCTCGGGCTCGTCCTGCGGCACCGCTTCACGCGCCGGCTCACGCCGCAGCAGCGCACCGACCTGCGCGAGGTCGGCCGGCGGATCGAGCAGGGCCTCGACCAGGTGTTCACGGCGCAGCGCGAGGCGTCGTACGTCATCACGACGCAGGTCCGCAACCACGACCCGCTGCGCGACCGGCAGGTCGACGACCTGCTGCGCGACGTCATGACCGGCCTCCAGTCGTGGATGCCGCTCGCGCGTCGCGGGCAGGCCGTCGAGCCCCTGCGCCGCCTCCCGGTCGCCGAGGTCGAGCACCTGCGGCAGTCCGCGGGCGACCTGCGACCGCCCGAGCCGCCCGCGCCGCTGGCGGCCTGGGACGACGACGACCTCGGTGCGGACGACCACGAGGTGCGGGCGTGGGGCGGCCCGCACTACGCCGAGCTGCACGACCACCTGCGCACGTTCGCGCCCGACGAGCCCGTCGACGTCGCGGCGGCCTTCCAGGCGGCACCTGCGCCGCTGCGACGGCCGGTGGACCTGCTCGGGCTGCTGGAGATCGCCGACCAGCTCGGGATGACCGAGACGGGCGAGCTCGCGTACGTCGACGCGGTCCGGCCGGACGGCACCCGCCGCCGGTTCGCTTTCGGCGGCGTGACGACACGGACGAAGGACGAGGACGATGCCTGAGACGACCGCCGACGTGACGGCCGCCGACGTGACGGCCGACGACGTGACGGCCGACGACGTGACGGCCGACGACGTGACGGCTGACGACGTGACGGCCGCCGACGACGTGGCCGCCGACGAGGGGGAGCGCGGCGGCTTCATCGCGCCCGTGCCCATGGAGGAGGACCCCGCCGAGCTGTTCGCGGGGGACACGGGCACGCTCGACGCCGACGTGCGCCGCGTGCTCGTCAGGCTGCTGCAGCGCCGCTACCTGCTCGCCGAGCGCAGCCCCGCCCAGTGGCGCACCCTCCTGGAGAACCAGCAGGTCGTCGAGTCGCGGCTGCACGACCTGTTCGTGCACCTCGTCGTCGACCACGACCGCGGCATCGCCTACAAGAGGCAGGTGCGGTCCGCCGAGCTCGACGTCCCGGTGCTGCTGCGCGACGACGCGTACTCGCGCGCCGAGACCCTCGTCCTGGTGCACCTGCGGACCGTCTACCAGCGCGAGCGCGGCGCGGGGGAGGCGTCGGTGCGCGTCGACGTGGAGGAGCTCGAGCAGACCGCGCTCACCTACTTCGACGCCGACGACACCAACGTCGCCGGGCAGCAGCGCGAGATCCGCGGCGCGGTCGCGCGGCTCGCGAAGGAAGGGCTCATCGAGGAGGAGTCGGAGGGCCGCTACCGCGTGACGCCGCTCGTCGAGGTCGTGCTGAGCAACGAGCGGCTCGTCGAGCTGCGCGGGTGGCTGCGCGAGCAGGCGGACCGCCGCGCCGCAGGCCCCGACGACGGCCCGGGCGCCGACCACGAGACGGCCGACGCCGAGGAGGTCGCACGATGACGATGGTCGACTCGCTGTTCGGGCTCATCCCGGCGGCGTCCACCGGGCAGCAGTGGGTCGCGCGCGACCTGCAGCTCGTCAACTGGGGCGGCTACGACGGTCACCACCGGGTGCGCCTGGCGTCCACCGCGACGCTGCTGTCGGGCGGCTCCGGCTCGGGCAAGTCCACGCTCATGGACGCCTACATCGCGCTGCTCATGCCGCACACGACGCCGTTCAACGGCGCGTCGAACGGCGGGGTCGTCGGGCGGCCGCGCGGCAAGGACCAGCGCAACGTGCTGTCCTACGCGCGCGGCAAGCTCGACGAGTCGCGCACCGAGGACGGCACCCGCCAGCGCGTGCTGCGCGGCGACGGGCAGGACACGTGGTCGGCCATCGCGATGACGTGGACGGACCAGTCCGGCACCGAGCTGACGGCGGTGCGCGCCTGGTACGTGCCGTCGGCCGCGCGCACGCTCGAGGACGTCACGGCCGTGCGCGCGACCGTCGACGGCGCGTTCGACCTGCGCGAGCTCGAGCACGCCGCGAGCCAGCGCCTCGCGCGCGCCGCCGTGACCGCCGCGGGCCTGACGTGCTTCGACACCGACCGCGACTTCACCGCGCGGCTGCACTCGTCGCTCGGGATCGGTGCCGCGGGCGACGGCAACCGGGCGGTTGCGCTGCTCGGCCGCATCCAGGCGGGGCAGCAGATCACGACGGTCGACGCCCTCTACAAGGCGATGGTGCTCGAGGAGCCGGACACGTTCGCGACCGCCGACGCGGTCGTCGAGCAGTTCGACAAGCTCACCGGGACGCGCGAGCAGATGATCACCGCGCGCCAGCAGGTCAAGGCGCTCGAGCCGATCCGCGAGCTGCGCGCGACCGTCGAGGCGGGGCACGAGCGGCTGCGGGTCATCGACCGGATCGGCTCGTTCGCCGACGGCACGTCGCCCGCCGCGCTGTGGCGGCACGAGCGCCGCCTCGGCCTGCTGCGCGACGTCGAGGAGGACCTGCAGCACCGCCACCAGCAGGCGCAGCGCCGCACCGCCGAGACCGCGGCACGGGTCAGTGCCGCGCGCGCCGAGCTCGACGGCGTCAAGGAGGCGCTGTGGTCCTCGGGCGGCGACCGGCTCGCGACCGCGCAGCGCGAGCTCGCGGCGACCCGCGTCCGCCGCGACGACGCCGCCCGCGCCCGGGCCCGCCTCGACGACGTCCTGCGCCCGCTGGGGGTGCGCGTCGGCAGCGAGGCGGACCTCGCCGCGCTCGTCGCCCGCTCGCAGGCCGCGCTGCACGACGCCGACACGAAGGCCGCGGCACGGCAGGCGCTGTTCGACGCGATGCAGGCGAAGAAGGAGGCCGGGGCCGACGTCGCGGAGCTGCGCGCGGAGCGCGCCGCCGTCGCGAGCCGTCGCGACAACATCCCCGGCGACCTGCACGCCGCGCGCGCGGCGCTCGCGCAGGCGGCGGGCCTGAGCACGGACGAGCTGCCGTTCGTCGCCGAGCTCATCGAGGTCCGCACCGAGCACGAGCCGTGGCGGGACGCGTTCAACCTCGCGCTGGGCGGGTTCGCGACGCGCATCCTGCTCGACGTCGCGCACCTGGCCGCGTTCCGGCGCGCGATCGACGCCGTGCCCCTCGCGCGCCGGATCCGGTTCGAGGGCGTCCCGACGGGCATCCGCGACGACATCGGCCTCGACGTGCGGACGCTGCCCGGGCGGCTCGACTACCGCAGCGGCCCGTTCACGGGCTGGCTGCGCAGCGAGCTGTCGCGCCGCTTCTCCTACGTGTGCGTCGACACCCCGGGCGAGCTCTCTCAGCACGCCAAGGCGCTCACGCGCAGCGGCCAGGTGTCCGAGGGCACGCAGGGCGCGCACGGCGGGCAGGGGTTCGCGAACCTGCTCGGGTTCACCAACACGCGCCGGCTCGCGCACCTCGACGAGCAGATCGCGCGCGCCGAGCGCCGCCGCGCGCTCGCGGAGGACCGGGTCGTGGACGCCGAGCGGGACCTCGACCGGCACGAGGAGCAGCTCGCGGCGCACCGCGCGCTCGCCGACGTCTCGTGGGACCAGGTCGACGTCGCCGCGGCGGACGCCGAGCTGGCCCGCTGGGAGCAGGTCGTCACCGACCTGTCGTCGGGCAACCCGGAGGTCACGCGCCTGCAGGACCGCGCGCGCGAGCTCGAGCAGACCATCCAGCGCCTCACGGAGGACCTCGGCCGCACCAAGGGCGACGCCGAGGCGCTCGCCGCGCGCTGGTCGGCGGTCACCGACGAGGTCGACGAGGCGCAGCGCGCGCTCGACGACGCGCAGGACGCGGGCACGACCGTCGGCGCCGGCGAGCGCACCTACCTCGACGGCCTGCTCGGCCAGGACGCCGCGGTGCCCGGCGCGGGCGAGCCGGCGGCGGCGCTGGCCGAGTTCGACGGCGTCCTGGCCCGTGCCGGCGAGGTGCTCGCGGCCGCGCGGCTCGCCGCGCAGCAGACCGTGGCCACGGCCCGCGACGCGCTGCGCCGCACGTTCGAGACGTTCGTCGAGCGCTGGCCCGACCCCGACCTCGGCACCGACCCGGACGAGTCGTACGGCGACTTCGCGCGCGTCCTGGCCGACCTGGAGACGAGCGGCCTGCACGAGCTCGAGGCCGACTGGCGCCGGAGCCTCCTGCGGCTGTCCGGCAACGACCTCACCGACCTGCACCACGCGCTGAGCCGGTCCGTGCGGGAGATCAAGGAGCGCATCCAGCCGGTCAACGACATCCTGGCCGACCTGCCGTTCGCCGACGACGACCACCGGCTGCGGATCGACGCGCGCGACACGCAGTCGACCGTCGTCGCCCGCTTCCGCAAGGAGCTGCGCGACCTGCGGGAGGTCCTCGCCACGGACGCGACGGACGCCGAGCGCGAGCGGCGGTACGTGCGCATGGCCAAGGTCATCGACCGGATCCGCCGCACCTCGCCGGATTTCGCCGACCTCGTCGACGTGCGCCGCCACGTGCGGCTGTCCGCCGAGAAGGTGGACCTCGAGGGCAACCACGTCGCGCTGTACGACCACATCGGCGAGAAGTCCGGCGGCGAGTCGCAGGAGCTCGTCGCGTTCATCGTCGGTGCCGCGCTGCGCTACCAGCTCGGCGACGCCGGCGCGGAGCGACCCCGGTACGCGCCGGTGTTCCTCGACGAGGCCCTCATCAAGGCCGACGCGCGGTTCACGGGCCGCGCGATCGGGGCGTGGCGCGGGCTCGGCTTCCAGCTGGTGATCGGTGCGCCCAACGACAAGTTCAGCGCCCTCGAGCCGCACGTCGACGTCAAGTACGTCGTCCTCAAGGACGCGTCGGGCCGCTCCCGCACGAAGCCGATCGCGGGGGTCGCGGCGCCGTCCTGACGTCGGCCCGTGGCGCCCGTCACAGCGCGGCGGCGCGGTGCACGGGACCAAGGTCCCGGTCGTCGCGGGAGGTCGGGGCGAAGTGGAGGGTGCGTCACCCGTTCGGCGCGCCGGGTCGCTTCCTCGGACGTCCCCGGCACGGCACGGTCGGCACGTTGCGCGCCGCGCAGCACCGACCGCGAGGGGTGGACGTGCGCATCGCTGTGACGCCGACGGCCGAGGAGAGGACGTTCGGGGCCGAGGAGATCATCGTCTCCAAGACCGACCTGCAGGGCCGCATCACCTATGCCAACGACGTGTTCGTCCGCGTGAGCGGGTACCCGCGCGCCGAGCTCGCGGGCCGGCCGCACTCCCTCATCCGGCACCCCGACATGCCGCGCGCGATCTTCCGGACGCTGTGGCAGACCGTGCAGGGTGGCCAGGAGATCTTCGCCTACGTGAAGAACCTGGCGGCCGACGGCGCCTTCTACTGGGTGCTCGCGCACGTCACGCCCTCGACGGACGTGCACGGCGCGGCCGTCGGCTACCACTCCAACCGGCGCCTGCCCGCTCCCGCCGCCGTGCGTGCGGTCGAGGACGTCTACCGCGTGCTGCTCGACGAGGAGCGCCGGCACGGCACCGGCAACGCCGCCGTCGACGCGTCGTCGGCGCTGCTCGCGGACCTGCTCGCGCGCGACGGCGTCACGTACGACGAGTGGGTGTGGGGCGTCGTGAACGGCCACGGGGGCCTGCGGTGAGGCGGGCACGCGACGCCGCCACGGCGCCCGTCCCGCTCGACGGCGGCGCGCTCGCGCCCGTCGTGGCGACGCTGCGCCGCGCCGCCGGGGGCGACCTCGAGGCACGCGTGCCCGAGCTGGCCGACCCCGCGCTCGCCGAGCTCGGGGACGGCCTCAACGCGCTGCTCGACGTCGTCGACGCGTTCGTCCGTGAGTCGGGCGCGGCGCTCACGGCGGCCGCCGAGGGACGGTTCCACCGCACGCTCGTCGAGCGGGGCATGCCGGGCGCCTACCGGGACGGCGCCCGCCGGATCAACGCCGCGCGCGACGCCATGCGCGACGCCGCCGCGGCGGCCCAGGAGCAGGAGCGCGTGCGCACGGAGATCGGGACGCAGGCGGTGGAGGTCTCGCAGCACGTCGCGGCCGCGTCCACCGAGCTCGGGGCGTCCGCGGGGTCCCTGCGCCACTCAGTGCGCGAGGGCGTCGACGAGCTGGCCTCCACGGTCGAGCTCGTGGGCCGGCTGCGTGAGGCGTCGGCCACGATCGGCGCGGCGGTCACGCTCATCCAGGACGTGTCCGCACGGACCCGCCTGCTCGCGCTCAACGCGACGATCGAGGCCGCGCGGGCGGGTGACCGGGGCCGCGCCTTCGCGGTCGTCGCGGGCGAGGTGCGCTCGCTGTCGGACCGGGTCGCGAGCTCCTCCGCCGACATCGCCGACCAGGTCGCGCACGCGCAGGAGGCGTCCCGCGCGGTCGACGCGTCGATCGGGCGCGTCGCGACGCTCATCGCGGAGATCGACACGGCTGCGGCGGGCGTCGCCGACGCCGCGGGCCACGACGAGGGCGGGCTCGCGCGGATGGCGGAGACGCTGCGCGCGGACATCGGGCGCTTCGCGCACTGACCTCGCGGCGCGGGCGTCCGTCTCAGGCCGGTCGGCGGAAGAGGGCCGCAACGAGGAAGTCGTGCGAGAACACGTCCTGCCCGTTCCCCGCGGCGCGCGGCATGGGGCCGCCCGCGACGAGCTCGAGGTCGGCGAACACGTCCTGCAGCTCCTGCAGCGTGTACCCGACGCCCTCGCCGAGCGCACCGGCGCGCAGCAGGGTCGCGTCGTCGTCGTCCGCCCCCATGCGCCCCGCCGCGAAGGTGCACAGGCCGAAGTAGCCGCCGGGGGCGAGCGACGCGGCGAGCGTGGCGCGGTAGCTGATGCGCCGGTGCGGGGCGAGGTGGTGGAAGCACCCCGAGTCGTAGACGAGGTCGAACGGCCCGCCGGGCACCGGCTCGCGCAGCACGTCCACGTCGACGTAGCGCAGGGTGCCCGCCCCGCCGAGCTCCCGGGCACGGGCGAGCGCCCCCGGTGCGATGTCGGCGCCGGTCACGGCGAGCCCGGCGTGCGCGAGCCAGCGGCTGTTGCGTCCCAGACCGCAGCCGACGTCGAGAGCGGTGCGCAGGTCGGGCAGCGGCAGGACCCCCTCGTCGTACCAGGAGACGAGGCTCGCGTCCGGGGCGTCCACGGCGAGCGGGTGGCCCGGCCGGGCGAGGACCTCGTCCCAGTGCGCAGCCGCCGCGCGGCTCGTCGCGTCCGCGCGCGCGTCGAACACGCCGTCCAGGAGGTCCAGCAGGTCCTCCACCGTCGCGACCCGCACCCGAACCACCCCACCCTCCGGCCGGTCCCACGCCGGCACGCGGGCACCGTAGCCCCTGGTCCGGGCGCGGTGGCGGGACCTACGGTGGGGGGCATGGCCCGTGGCGACGCACCGGCGTCCACCGTCGAGGAGTACCTCGACGCCCTGCCCGCGGCCGACGCGGCAGCGCTGCGCCGGGTCCGTGACGAGATCCTGGCGCTGGTGCCGGGCGGCGACCAGCGGATCTCCTACCAGGTGCCGTGCGTGACGTACCGCGACCGGCCGCTCGTGAGCCTGTCGCGCGCGCGGGACCACCTGAGCCTGCACCTGCAGAGCCCGCCGCTGGCCCGGGCGCTCGCGGGCACCGTGACCGACGTCCGCTGGTCGGGCGCGACCGCGCACTTCACCGCGGACGCCCCGCCGAGCCGCGCGACGCTCGAGCAGGTCGTGCGGGGCCGCATCGCCGAGGTGGACGCGCGGCTCGACGCGCGCAGCGCCGGGCGCGGCTGAGCCCCACGCCCATGGCGACGTGGCAGGACGTGCGCGCGGCCGTCGCCGCGCTGCCCGACACCACCGAGCCGGACCCGCGCCGGTGGCGCGCGCACGGCCGGTCGCTCGTCTGGGAACGCCCCCTGCGGCGCAGCGACCACGAGGCGCTCGGCGCCGACGCGTGGCCCGGCGACGTGCTCGGCCTGCGCACGCCGGACCTCGAGGCGAAGGACGTCCTGCTCGGCTCGGCGCCCGACGTGTACTTCACGACGCCGCACTTCGACGGCTACCCGGCCGTGCTCGTGCGGCTGGAGCGCCTGGCGCCCGACGAGCTCGCCGAGGTCGTCACCGAGACGTGGCTCGCGCTCGTGCCGAAGCGCACCGCTCGTGCCTGGCTGGACGCGCACCCGCCTGTCGACTGACCCGCGCCACCGGAGGGTCTCGCCGCGCGCCCCACGCCAGGCACACACCCGGGCACGACGACAGGGACCGAGTTCCCGCCCGCGCCTGCGGGAACCGTGGGAGCATCCACCGCGCGGCGTTGCCGGGCTGACCGGCCCTCCGTACGTTGG
This genomic interval carries:
- a CDS encoding cellulose binding domain-containing protein, with the translated sequence MRRLRATLTLTVLACVAVLPVAASAAPDGLARTVHTAGRVVDAGSTWQHAWPGVYFEGRFRGTGVGVVLDDATGDYDVAVDGRTVATLVTPGSTTYRVQGLAPGEHTVRVVKRSEVPWATSTFGGFVPVDGSEILSAPPARDLQLEFVGDSYTAGYGNTSTSRECTGEQVTRTTNADLAFGALTARALGADYQIDAFSGRGMVRNYAGGEPGTSYRTYYDRALPGVAGDVWDRPASWDPDAVVVGLGINDFSTALGSGEAWATPAALREAWVAAYHGFLDTLRERYGPDTYLVVSATYVHTGTDLPDLAQRVVDERRADGDGRVVYWYYGNEGLDYGGCHWHPSVRDHEVIAGQLTAFLRDLPLGGPAPTPTPTPTVSPTPTTSPTPTPTSTPTLPPPSSCRATLTVGGTWPGGYQASVEVTATTEIRRWSTTFTLPEGGAVTQLWSGSATTSGSTVTVRNADWNGALPTGGRTVLGFLGTGPAPVDGPVTCAATSAS
- a CDS encoding DUF4194 domain-containing protein, whose product is MPETTADVTAADVTADDVTADDVTADDVTADDVTAADDVAADEGERGGFIAPVPMEEDPAELFAGDTGTLDADVRRVLVRLLQRRYLLAERSPAQWRTLLENQQVVESRLHDLFVHLVVDHDRGIAYKRQVRSAELDVPVLLRDDAYSRAETLVLVHLRTVYQRERGAGEASVRVDVEELEQTALTYFDADDTNVAGQQREIRGAVARLAKEGLIEEESEGRYRVTPLVEVVLSNERLVELRGWLREQADRRAAGPDDGPGADHETADAEEVAR
- a CDS encoding DUF1565 domain-containing protein, yielding MTLLHVAVTGSDLADGSAEAPFRTINRAAAAALPGDTVAVHAGVYREWVDPPRGGTVDAPITYQAAVGSDGLFEPVTISGAEVVTDWRPHPGAEGRVWVTEVPNALFGERNPYAERIGGDWFFDRVNTWHTGEVYLDGTSMYESLTLGGVEHPEVTPDSFDPEGSLLTWYCEVGDGVTTIWANFGGADPAAHEVEINARTFVFWPSETGIDHITVRGFTLTKAATQWAPPTALQEGLIGPHWSKGWVIEDNTITDSKNVGVSLGKEASTGQNEAAAGPDGAKGGTQREREVIQRALALGGPGAGEPHPWHRDHVGSHIVRRNTIRDCEQAGVVGHLGAAFSTIADNHISRIHVKRQWHGAEVAGIKLHAAIDTVISGNTIHHTHRALWLDWQAQGTQVRRNVFYASTAEDFMVEVCHGPYLVDSNLFLSPWSVKDMSTGGAYVHNYVAGRIATCTEHQRYTPYHLPHSTAVYGVSNIVGGDNRFYNNLFVGDRATGEHTGSDAPAEPALASFWSGAIDMDGVPGQATFVPTPVGTSQYDAYPTAQEYPNERGSDLAGSRLPVWIEGNLYAEGAEPFRAEPTALVRGASPVRVAVLDAEAGTVRVEIDDATDIDVVAPVTTARLGTSYQAEMPYTGPDGSDLDLTADIVGIPRDRVVPGPFAASAPVTRILAAPGPAGRP
- a CDS encoding DUF3375 domain-containing protein; translation: MITRAEGAYLGALRAFQNPMLDLLHKRHAPLVVALLSSVFTAERPTVPVADAHTEIGDALDQLRAAGYEDGLPVGPARDLCRQWADAGWLVRQVLDDDVEAYRLSAHAVGALEVAGRAGGTGARVSKSRVRTLLEAVDRLAQDADPDVMVRVARLDAQVRELQAELERLERTGTVDEVDEEELLEEAENVLHLVRELPGDFARVAESIKAMQRDVVTALRQDERPTGDVLREYLERGEHVMESTAEGRAFAGALRLIGDPHRLDGLSTQLGLVLRHRFTRRLTPQQRTDLREVGRRIEQGLDQVFTAQREASYVITTQVRNHDPLRDRQVDDLLRDVMTGLQSWMPLARRGQAVEPLRRLPVAEVEHLRQSAGDLRPPEPPAPLAAWDDDDLGADDHEVRAWGGPHYAELHDHLRTFAPDEPVDVAAAFQAAPAPLRRPVDLLGLLEIADQLGMTETGELAYVDAVRPDGTRRRFAFGGVTTRTKDEDDA
- a CDS encoding Ig-like domain-containing protein is translated as MSSTRRIAVVLSVTAALGLATAGSAAAAPKQPVPAPPAVAHVLPQVQLRVNPLPETPAPGDVTATITVKAPANTAVSGTYRLLDGGVVIASGTLASSGTGVVAVDLAPGTHRLTAVYDGAAKVNGAATKNVEVLVPVA